Proteins from one Streptomyces sp. NBC_00289 genomic window:
- a CDS encoding RICIN domain-containing protein, which yields MRRAYATLLALCLALLGALATAGPAQAAPQTVTNGTQFTDTSGAAVHAHGGGVIKVGGYYYWFGEHRDAGNTFQYVDAYRSTDLKNWEFRNHVLTRSSATELASANIERPKVMYNASTGKFVMWMHKENGTDYSEARAAVAVSDTVDGDYTYQGSFRPLGQHMSRDITVFVDSDGTGYMASAANENYDLHIYRLTADYTGIASLTANPWPGGHREAPALFKRGGVYFMLTSGATGWNPNQQQYATATSLAGPWSAMTNVGDSTAYGSQTAYVLPVQGTSGTSYLYLGDRWGNSFGGTVNDSRYVWLPLTFPSSTSMSMSWYPEITVDTAAGTVGGTSATYNTLVARHSAKCADVTSQSLWPGAVIKQYDCNGGANQKYWFRSVGSGYYQLVVRNSSLCVQENANTVTQENCGATATTQQWSLTTTGSYVNVKSRASGECLDVNGASTANGAAVITYTCTGGTNQQWTRGT from the coding sequence ATGAGACGTGCGTACGCGACCCTGCTCGCCCTCTGCCTGGCCCTGCTCGGCGCCCTCGCCACCGCCGGACCGGCCCAGGCGGCACCCCAGACCGTCACTAACGGCACCCAGTTCACGGACACCTCGGGTGCCGCCGTGCACGCGCACGGCGGCGGGGTCATCAAGGTCGGCGGCTACTACTACTGGTTCGGCGAGCACCGCGACGCCGGCAACACCTTCCAGTACGTCGACGCCTACCGTTCCACCGACCTCAAGAACTGGGAGTTCCGCAACCACGTGCTGACCCGGTCCAGCGCGACCGAGCTGGCGAGCGCCAACATCGAGCGGCCCAAGGTCATGTACAACGCGTCCACCGGCAAGTTCGTGATGTGGATGCACAAGGAGAACGGCACCGACTACAGCGAGGCGCGGGCCGCCGTCGCCGTCTCCGACACGGTCGACGGCGACTACACCTACCAGGGCAGCTTCCGTCCCCTCGGCCAGCACATGTCCCGTGACATCACGGTCTTCGTCGACAGCGACGGCACCGGGTACATGGCCTCGGCCGCGAACGAGAACTACGACTTGCACATCTACCGGCTCACCGCCGACTACACCGGTATCGCGAGCCTGACCGCCAACCCCTGGCCGGGCGGCCACCGCGAGGCTCCGGCGCTGTTCAAGCGGGGCGGCGTCTACTTCATGCTGACCTCGGGCGCCACCGGTTGGAACCCCAACCAGCAGCAGTACGCCACCGCGACCAGCCTCGCCGGCCCCTGGAGCGCGATGACCAACGTCGGCGACTCCACGGCGTACGGCTCGCAGACCGCCTACGTCCTGCCCGTACAGGGGACTTCGGGCACCTCGTACCTGTACCTGGGCGACCGCTGGGGCAACTCCTTCGGCGGGACGGTCAACGACTCGCGGTACGTGTGGCTGCCGCTAACCTTCCCGAGCTCCACCTCGATGTCCATGTCCTGGTACCCGGAGATCACCGTCGACACGGCCGCCGGAACGGTCGGCGGCACGAGCGCCACGTACAACACGCTCGTCGCCCGCCACTCGGCCAAGTGCGCCGACGTGACCAGCCAGTCGCTGTGGCCCGGTGCCGTGATCAAGCAGTACGACTGCAACGGCGGCGCCAACCAGAAGTACTGGTTCAGGTCCGTCGGCAGCGGCTACTACCAGCTGGTGGTCAGGAACAGCTCCCTGTGCGTGCAGGAGAACGCGAACACCGTCACCCAGGAGAACTGCGGCGCGACGGCCACCACCCAGCAGTGGTCGCTGACCACCACGGGAAGCTACGTGAACGTCAAGTCCCGGGCGAGCGGAGAGTGCCTCGACGTGAACGGCGCGTCGACCGCCAACGGCGCCGCGGTCATCACCTACACCTGCACCGGAGGCACCAACCAGCAGTGGACGCGCGG
- a CDS encoding family 43 glycosylhydrolase — MSRDDDLPEHPGRRLMLKGALAAGALAMAPSIAQAAPGRNAAAPYVNPLVRNRADPHIHRHADGHYYFTATVPEYDRIILRRSRTLAGLSTAAESVIWTRHVTGPMGAHIWAPEIHRIGGKWYVYFASAPAESVWDIRIWVLENADPDPFRGSWTERGQIRTAWETFSLDATTFTHRGARYLAWAQHEPGLDDNTGIFLSRMANPWTLTGPQVRLSTPELDWECVGYKVNEGPSVIARNGRVFMSYSASATDRHYCLGLLTADAGSDLMNPASWSKSPTPVFTSNDTTRQYGPGHNCFTVAEDGRSDVLVYHARQYKEITGDPLNDPNRHTRVQKLRWNPDGTPDFGIPVADTATDTAEDTALAPAPAAAADTATDRAATATASALIDTVKESA; from the coding sequence ATGAGCCGCGATGACGACCTGCCCGAACACCCCGGCCGCCGCCTGATGCTGAAGGGGGCCCTGGCCGCGGGCGCCCTGGCGATGGCCCCCTCGATCGCCCAGGCGGCCCCGGGCCGGAACGCAGCAGCCCCCTACGTGAACCCGCTCGTCCGCAACCGCGCCGATCCCCACATCCACCGCCACGCGGACGGCCACTACTACTTCACCGCCACCGTCCCCGAGTACGACCGCATCATCCTGCGCCGCTCCCGCACCCTGGCCGGTCTGAGCACCGCGGCCGAGTCGGTCATCTGGACCCGGCACGTGACCGGCCCCATGGGCGCGCACATCTGGGCGCCGGAGATCCACCGCATCGGCGGCAAGTGGTACGTCTACTTCGCCTCGGCGCCGGCGGAGAGCGTCTGGGACATCCGCATCTGGGTGCTGGAGAACGCCGACCCCGATCCCTTCCGGGGCAGTTGGACCGAGCGGGGTCAGATCAGGACGGCCTGGGAGACGTTCTCCCTCGACGCCACGACCTTCACGCACCGCGGCGCCCGCTATCTGGCCTGGGCCCAGCACGAGCCCGGCCTGGACGACAACACGGGGATCTTCCTGTCGCGGATGGCGAACCCGTGGACGCTGACCGGGCCCCAGGTCCGTCTCTCGACACCCGAGTTGGACTGGGAGTGCGTCGGCTACAAGGTCAACGAGGGTCCGTCGGTCATCGCGCGCAACGGCCGTGTGTTCATGTCCTACTCGGCCAGCGCCACCGACCGGCACTACTGCCTGGGCCTGCTCACCGCGGACGCCGGCAGCGACCTCATGAACCCCGCGAGCTGGTCCAAGTCACCCACACCGGTCTTCACCAGCAACGACACCACCAGGCAGTACGGCCCCGGCCACAACTGCTTCACGGTCGCCGAGGACGGCCGCAGCGACGTCCTCGTCTACCACGCCCGGCAGTACAAGGAGATCACCGGCGACCCGCTGAACGACCCCAACCGCCACACCCGCGTCCAGAAGCTGCGCTGGAACCCGGACGGCACCCCCGACTTCGGCATCCCGGTGGCGGACACGGCCACGGACACAGCCGAGGACACAGCCCTGGCCCCGGCCCCGGCCGCAGCCGCAGACACCGCCACGGACCGGGCCGCGACCGCGACCGCGTCCGCCCTGATCGACACCGTCAAGGAGAGTGCGTGA
- a CDS encoding autotransporter encodes MRSRTPKSAAIAGALAAVALLATAPAASAAGPRDVTADVLAGRDVTLAGDTLVTVPAGTTTYDGVFRGEGTLTVRGGGTLILTRDSDFTLPEARQRQKVTTQGGNHPYTTVADPDPPAITVGRGTTLQYGTGGGTGLIGHFPYNTPGYRLNQLNVRVDGTLRLSLTRTFNIGTISGSGLVTQPRNMWGTLDLAGTHPFSGVIDNGTGMAVGRPEYPVALPDARAVLNQGSWIIDTPLSQTITLRQNFYQREYGSDVNVHTRPGSKVVLTGQYSYSDQGGDTNPSLSDPELNWRAIAHQLNKRGTNIEGADVRWGDGTTHRIFMPGTADTVYVNLHEASGRRSRLTFDYDGPVTLGAPIGGGRYHDTLAAPGAGDVVVAGTRGNDVTFAAEQYYDGSTTIEKGAVLRLGSGRGDGSLLTGTPRRRVVDDGTLVVHNASTPVSLSRIGGSGSLVQSGTATTTLTGGAVTYTGTTTVRTGTLALRSGATLANSRAIRLTSGAARLDAGPAGLRVASTLTGSGTVRGAVRNEGVVTGGLTILGDYSQHALGELVLHKAPLKVSGAVRLAGGLDLSAMGTKPARRVTVLDHTGRSKTTGAFSGLKEGAKLKLADTTFRISYRGGDGNDVVLNALTATSAPSTAPTASATTPVSTRSAAAADDQRFGWWPYALALGLLGTLLLPATRHHRSRRNHRGGRHAGRG; translated from the coding sequence GTGCGCAGCCGAACCCCCAAGTCAGCGGCGATCGCCGGAGCCCTCGCGGCCGTCGCCCTCCTCGCCACCGCTCCCGCCGCGTCGGCCGCCGGCCCCCGGGACGTGACCGCCGACGTCCTCGCCGGCCGGGACGTGACACTCGCCGGGGACACCCTGGTCACCGTGCCCGCCGGCACGACGACGTACGACGGGGTGTTCCGCGGCGAGGGCACGCTCACCGTGCGCGGCGGCGGGACCCTGATCCTCACCAGGGACAGCGACTTCACGCTGCCCGAGGCACGGCAGCGGCAGAAGGTGACCACACAGGGCGGCAACCACCCCTACACCACGGTGGCCGACCCGGACCCGCCCGCGATCACCGTGGGGCGCGGGACCACCCTCCAGTACGGCACGGGTGGCGGCACCGGCCTCATCGGGCACTTCCCGTACAACACCCCCGGGTACCGGTTGAACCAGCTCAACGTCCGGGTCGACGGCACGCTCCGCCTCTCCCTGACCCGCACCTTCAACATCGGCACCATCAGCGGCTCGGGCCTGGTCACCCAGCCCCGGAACATGTGGGGCACCCTCGACCTGGCCGGCACCCACCCCTTCTCCGGCGTCATCGACAACGGCACCGGCATGGCGGTCGGCCGCCCCGAGTACCCGGTGGCACTGCCCGACGCCCGCGCCGTGCTCAACCAGGGTTCCTGGATCATCGACACACCGCTCTCCCAGACGATCACCCTCCGCCAGAACTTCTACCAGCGCGAGTACGGCAGCGACGTCAACGTGCACACCCGGCCCGGCAGCAAGGTCGTGCTCACCGGCCAGTACAGCTACAGCGACCAGGGCGGCGACACCAACCCCTCGCTGAGCGATCCCGAGCTCAACTGGCGTGCCATCGCCCACCAGTTGAACAAGCGCGGCACCAACATCGAGGGTGCGGACGTCCGGTGGGGCGACGGCACCACACACCGGATCTTCATGCCGGGCACCGCGGACACGGTGTACGTCAACCTGCACGAGGCGAGCGGCCGGCGGTCCCGGCTCACCTTCGACTACGACGGGCCGGTGACGCTGGGCGCCCCGATCGGCGGCGGCCGCTACCACGACACGCTGGCCGCGCCCGGCGCCGGGGACGTCGTCGTCGCGGGCACCCGCGGCAACGACGTGACGTTCGCGGCCGAGCAGTACTACGACGGGTCGACGACCATCGAGAAAGGGGCGGTGCTACGACTCGGATCGGGTCGCGGGGACGGCTCCCTGCTGACGGGCACGCCCCGGCGCAGGGTGGTGGACGACGGCACGCTGGTCGTGCACAACGCGTCGACTCCGGTGTCCCTGTCCCGGATCGGCGGCTCCGGTTCACTCGTCCAGTCCGGCACCGCCACGACCACGCTGACGGGCGGCGCGGTGACCTACACCGGGACGACCACGGTACGGACGGGCACCCTGGCGCTGCGCTCCGGGGCGACGCTCGCGAACAGCAGGGCGATCCGGCTCACGTCCGGTGCCGCACGGCTCGACGCGGGGCCGGCGGGACTGCGGGTGGCGAGCACGCTGACCGGCAGCGGGACCGTGCGGGGAGCGGTGCGCAACGAGGGCGTGGTCACGGGCGGCCTCACGATCCTGGGCGACTACTCGCAGCACGCGTTGGGCGAACTGGTGCTGCACAAGGCGCCGTTGAAAGTGTCCGGAGCCGTACGGCTGGCCGGAGGCCTCGACCTGTCGGCCATGGGCACGAAGCCCGCCCGCCGCGTCACCGTGCTCGACCACACGGGCCGGTCGAAAACGACGGGCGCCTTCTCGGGCCTGAAGGAAGGGGCGAAGCTGAAGCTCGCCGACACCACCTTCCGCATCAGCTACCGGGGCGGTGACGGCAACGACGTCGTGCTGAACGCCCTCACGGCCACGTCGGCCCCGTCGACGGCACCCACCGCGTCGGCCACCACCCCGGTGTCCACCCGAAGCGCCGCCGCCGCGGACGACCAACGGTTCGGCTGGTGGCCGTACGCGCTGGCACTGGGCCTCCTGGGCACCCTCCTACTCCCGGCAACCCGCCACCACCGCAGCCGCCGCAACCACCGCGGCGGCCGACACGCAGGGCGGGGATAG